A single region of the Desulfofundulus luciae genome encodes:
- a CDS encoding glycosyltransferase family 2 protein, producing the protein MVRVSIGLPFFNSESTLPLALHSVFAQTYQEWELILVDDGSKDGSLEIAHSIQDERVRVISDGENQGLAYRLNQIAELAKGDFLARMDADDIMHPSRLKTQVEFLLAYPEIDVLGTAAYVIDHKNRVVGIRSSSPGVEPAMVLKRTPFIHPTVMAKRTWFLKHPYNPRFKRSQDRELWCRAIRDSRFEVLDTPLHFYREVGVFSLEKYLSSVSADIEIIRHYGRALVGPIKTAQLILFTRLKGEAYRVASLLNAEKVLLKLRSSTPSLDQRVTAEEALKIVFKTPVPGLSKGVEIDHVLG; encoded by the coding sequence ATGGTGAGGGTATCTATAGGCTTACCATTCTTCAATAGCGAAAGTACCCTGCCGCTAGCTTTGCATTCGGTGTTTGCTCAGACGTATCAGGAATGGGAACTTATCCTTGTCGATGATGGTTCTAAGGACGGCTCTTTAGAGATTGCGCATTCTATTCAGGATGAACGGGTGCGGGTAATTTCGGATGGTGAGAATCAAGGACTCGCGTACCGCCTTAATCAAATTGCGGAATTGGCAAAAGGTGATTTTTTGGCACGCATGGACGCCGACGATATAATGCATCCAAGTCGCCTCAAAACACAAGTGGAGTTCTTGTTGGCTTATCCCGAAATCGATGTTCTTGGGACAGCAGCTTATGTGATCGACCATAAAAATCGTGTAGTGGGCATTCGCTCATCTAGCCCAGGGGTTGAACCGGCTATGGTTTTGAAGAGAACACCTTTTATACACCCTACCGTAATGGCAAAGCGCACTTGGTTTCTGAAGCATCCTTACAATCCCAGATTCAAACGTTCCCAAGACCGTGAGTTGTGGTGCCGGGCAATTCGCGATTCACGCTTTGAAGTTCTAGATACACCTCTGCACTTCTACCGGGAAGTAGGAGTGTTCAGCTTGGAGAAGTATCTTAGCAGCGTTAGTGCCGACATCGAGATCATTCGTCACTATGGACGAGCGTTGGTTGGTCCGATAAAAACAGCGCAACTTATTTTATTTACGCGTCTCAAAGGAGAAGCTTACAGAGTGGCTTCCTTGCTGAATGCGGAGAAGGTTTTACTTAAACTACGAAGTTCTACCCCCTCGCTAGATCAAAGGGTAACAGCTGAGGAAGCTCTTAAGATTGTTTTCAAGACACCAGTACCCGGACTTAGCAAAGGTGTAGAAATCGATCATGTCTTGGGTTGA
- a CDS encoding IS3 family transposase (programmed frameshift), protein MGTRKQYPAEIKAKIVLEILKEEKSIAQIASEYGIHPSVLNRWKNTAVEKLPSLFTDETKNIENMKSEYEKKIQDLCAEVGRLTTELTWLKKRVASELSRDERLGLVEWGHPELSIKKQAELLSLNRSSLYYHPVPLSPEEIAIKHRIDEIYTEFPFYGSRRITAQLRREGFLVNRKAVQRHMREMGIAAIYPKSNLSRRNHEHRVYPYLLRGLPITYPNQVWGIDITYIRLVRGWMYLVAIMDWYSRFVVSWALDQCLETAFVLVAVKEAMAKAKPEIMNSDQGAQFTDPDYIKLLEGAGIRISMDGKCRATDNIFTERLWRSLKYEEVYLNEYQSPREARQGISRYLEFYNYRRPHQSLKYRTPAEVYYGKD, encoded by the exons ATGGGTACTAGGAAACAATATCCAGCCGAGATTAAGGCTAAAATCGTACTGGAAATTCTCAAGGAAGAAAAATCCATTGCCCAAATCGCTTCTGAATATGGCATCCACCCCTCTGTCTTAAACCGGTGGAAAAATACGGCAGTAGAGAAACTGCCTTCCCTCTTTACCGATGAAACGAAAAACATAGAGAACATGAAATCCGAATACGAGAAGAAAATCCAAGACCTCTGCGCAGAAGTCGGTCGTTTAACCACTGAGCTGACCTGG TTAAAAAAAAGAGTGGCCTCTGAGCTTAGCCGAGATGAACGCCTAGGTTTGGTGGAATGGGGCCATCCAGAACTATCTATCAAAAAGCAGGCGGAGCTTTTAAGCCTAAACCGCTCTAGCTTATACTATCACCCAGTGCCCCTTTCCCCAGAAGAAATAGCCATAAAGCACCGCATCGACGAAATATACACCGAGTTTCCCTTTTACGGTTCCAGGCGCATTACGGCCCAGCTTCGAAGGGAGGGATTCTTAGTCAACCGCAAAGCCGTCCAGCGCCACATGCGGGAAATGGGTATAGCCGCCATCTATCCCAAGTCCAACTTAAGCAGAAGAAACCATGAGCATCGAGTATATCCCTACTTGCTGCGAGGCCTTCCCATTACTTATCCCAACCAGGTCTGGGGTATAGACATCACCTACATCCGGCTAGTCAGGGGATGGATGTACCTGGTGGCCATCATGGACTGGTACTCCCGCTTTGTGGTAAGCTGGGCCTTAGACCAGTGCTTGGAGACAGCCTTTGTATTAGTGGCGGTAAAAGAAGCCATGGCTAAAGCCAAGCCGGAGATAATGAATAGTGACCAGGGAGCCCAGTTTACCGACCCGGACTACATAAAGCTCCTAGAAGGAGCGGGTATAAGGATCAGCATGGACGGCAAATGCCGGGCTACTGACAACATTTTCACCGAACGCCTCTGGCGAAGCCTTAAATACGAAGAAGTTTATCTCAACGAATATCAAAGTCCCCGGGAAGCCAGGCAGGGTATCTCTCGATATCTAGAGTTTTACAACTACCGCCGACCTCACCAATCCTTAAAATACAGGACGCCGGCAGAAGTTTACTATGGAAAGGACTAA
- a CDS encoding Druantia anti-phage system protein DruA: MGKNNHQPVYVNLDNLIVRPIKPEEEKRWNDLLRTYHYLSIYLTGKTPKYVAILNGHWVALIGWGSVVYECGNRDRWLGWTEDQKNHRLKFIANNQRYLILRISNLASKALALNLRGLSSDWEAVHAPIPSHPLCPNIGRAAPFSRHLPQNWRLGGTD, encoded by the coding sequence ATGGGCAAGAACAACCACCAACCAGTTTATGTTAACCTGGACAACTTAATAGTTCGGCCAATTAAACCGGAGGAAGAAAAGCGCTGGAACGATTTATTGCGCACCTACCATTACCTGAGCATCTACCTTACTGGCAAAACTCCCAAATACGTGGCCATCCTCAACGGCCATTGGGTAGCCTTAATCGGCTGGGGTTCGGTGGTCTACGAGTGTGGCAACCGCGACCGCTGGCTCGGTTGGACGGAGGATCAGAAAAACCATCGGCTGAAATTCATAGCCAACAATCAGCGCTATTTGATTCTGCGCATTTCCAACTTGGCCTCCAAGGCCTTAGCGCTTAACTTGAGAGGGCTTTCATCGGATTGGGAGGCGGTACACGCCCCCATCCCATCCCATCCTCTTTGCCCAAACATTGGTCGAGCAGCACCGTTTTCGCGGCACCTGCCACAAAACTGGCGGTTGGGTGGAACTGATTAG
- a CDS encoding O-antigen polymerase, whose product MESMEHLLLIALYLIMGFMCIMLSKLLGYGTINPVSVYFSIWSLDLLIYLVPSLDLRPLNFVTLVAMMLSAAAFSVGSFVMWITCRTIWPNRNDSILLRPLYDDRKLRRLYWMGFLMAVAYLILQVYLIWPTIQSLGGISSLFSPGEAINVRRGLINQTEQAAEADFTPGNLMLGLLGYMLFIGNITLFWGAYYLLRGRWFFGLFPLILSLMWSMLTLQRSTFTYALMLFLFSYYYHKHLLGRECTVHRSDRKSQIVLAFVLLGLLPLALYLPLKLRQPELSPLDTVESLLMYLVGPLAGFNVLLEEFRLIPENLGYGKWTFYGAASIIDRLGFNVTLPPPNFEYVAIQVTGDSIINIYTALRYFALDFGWLGIVVFPLMLGLASTLTHFQVIRRGAVWLIPGASVFMVIVFWSFFSPSLLRDFRYLLLLIMSSLVGQLILPLKARKSLGGVNICVPSKISPIKNSGN is encoded by the coding sequence ATGGAATCTATGGAGCATCTTCTATTAATTGCGCTTTATTTAATAATGGGCTTTATGTGTATAATGCTTTCAAAATTGCTAGGGTATGGTACTATTAACCCCGTGAGCGTTTATTTTAGTATATGGTCGCTGGATTTGTTAATTTACCTTGTTCCTTCGCTAGACTTACGCCCTCTCAACTTCGTCACTTTGGTTGCCATGATGCTTAGCGCGGCAGCCTTTTCCGTTGGTAGCTTTGTTATGTGGATTACTTGCCGTACTATTTGGCCAAACCGAAACGACTCTATCTTATTAAGGCCTCTCTATGATGATCGCAAACTCAGACGGCTTTATTGGATGGGTTTCCTGATGGCAGTCGCCTATCTTATCCTACAGGTCTATCTGATTTGGCCCACTATTCAGTCCCTAGGTGGCATATCGAGTTTGTTCTCTCCCGGGGAAGCCATTAACGTCAGGCGTGGTCTGATCAATCAGACTGAACAGGCAGCAGAAGCCGACTTTACTCCAGGAAACCTAATGTTGGGATTGTTGGGGTATATGCTTTTTATTGGCAATATAACCCTCTTCTGGGGAGCCTATTACTTGCTTCGAGGCAGGTGGTTTTTTGGCCTTTTTCCGTTGATCTTAAGCTTGATGTGGAGCATGTTAACCCTTCAACGTTCAACGTTTACTTATGCACTAATGCTGTTCCTGTTCAGCTACTATTACCATAAGCACTTACTTGGACGTGAATGTACGGTTCACAGGTCCGACAGAAAATCACAGATAGTTCTTGCTTTCGTGCTTCTGGGTTTATTGCCGTTAGCACTATACCTCCCGTTAAAGCTGCGCCAACCTGAGCTAAGTCCTTTAGATACTGTTGAATCGCTGCTGATGTATTTGGTTGGTCCCTTAGCTGGTTTCAATGTGCTTTTGGAGGAGTTCAGATTGATTCCGGAGAATTTGGGCTACGGTAAATGGACATTTTATGGCGCGGCCTCGATTATCGATAGACTTGGGTTTAATGTTACTCTGCCACCTCCGAATTTCGAATACGTCGCTATACAGGTCACCGGAGATTCGATAATCAATATATATACTGCATTGCGTTACTTTGCGCTTGACTTTGGCTGGTTAGGCATTGTTGTTTTCCCCCTGATGTTGGGTTTAGCAAGCACATTAACACACTTTCAGGTGATTAGGCGGGGGGCAGTTTGGTTGATTCCTGGAGCCAGTGTGTTTATGGTCATAGTGTTTTGGTCGTTTTTTTCACCATCGTTGTTACGAGATTTTCGTTATCTGCTCTTACTCATTATGTCCTCCTTGGTTGGGCAACTAATTTTGCCGTTGAAAGCTAGGAAGTCTTTGGGAGGGGTGAATATATGTGTACCGTCAAAGATAAGTCCCATTAAAAACTCCGGTAATTAA
- a CDS encoding glycosyltransferase, which produces MADNLTLKPNVCAVVVTYGNRYDFWSRVVDGCLRNGVWKIVLVDNGASLESKARLETLHGNLPDKCHVIALQENLGSAAGYKAGLQFALNLDGCEFLWLLDDDNVPQDDALRQLLNSYENLSLLYPADRLALLALRKDRNFYKRLTEGEPLTSVYPTRSSFLSVNIVDLPSKLRRCFSKKSKLRKDQLIISVPYGPYGGLFFSQVVTPMDRFPGREVFCIL; this is translated from the coding sequence ATGGCGGATAACTTGACCTTAAAACCTAATGTTTGCGCTGTTGTTGTTACCTACGGGAACCGATATGACTTTTGGTCTAGGGTAGTTGACGGTTGTCTCCGTAATGGTGTTTGGAAGATTGTTCTTGTAGATAACGGAGCTTCATTGGAAAGTAAGGCAAGGCTAGAAACTCTACATGGTAATTTGCCTGATAAATGCCATGTTATAGCGCTCCAGGAAAATCTTGGCTCTGCTGCTGGCTACAAGGCTGGGCTACAATTTGCCCTGAATCTTGATGGGTGCGAGTTTTTATGGTTATTAGATGATGATAACGTTCCTCAAGATGATGCCTTGAGACAACTCCTGAATAGTTATGAAAACCTGTCCCTGCTGTACCCTGCTGATCGCTTAGCCCTTTTGGCGCTCAGAAAGGATCGGAACTTCTACAAACGCCTAACTGAAGGAGAGCCTCTTACGAGTGTGTATCCGACCAGATCAAGCTTCTTGAGCGTTAATATCGTCGACTTACCCTCTAAACTGAGACGGTGCTTTTCAAAGAAATCGAAACTTAGAAAGGACCAACTAATAATTTCTGTCCCATATGGTCCATATGGAGGACTTTTTTTTTCACAGGTCGTTACTCCAATGGATCGGTTTCCCGGACGAGAAGTTTTTTGTATACTCTGA
- a CDS encoding GDP-mannose 4,6-dehydratase, which yields MKSALVTGGAGFIGSHLVDRLLSEGWRVTVVDNFDPFYDPGSKRRNIAPHLEYSNYTLVEADIRDMETLRQRLSGEYDVIVHLAAKAGVRPSIRDPIGYQEVNVRGTQNLLELAREWGVKQFVFASSSSVYGVNPNVPWREDDCVLMPISPYAATKVAGELLGHVYSYLYGIRFIALRLFTVYGLRQRPDLAIHKFARKMLKGEPIPIYGDGSTRRDYTYIDDIIQGVRAAMECNSISYEVINLGNNRTVSLLEMVRALEEVLDIKAQLDFQPAQPGDVVQTWADVTKAERLLKYRPKVGFKDGLALFVQWLIDHVRFNTA from the coding sequence GTGAAATCAGCTTTAGTAACAGGAGGGGCCGGCTTTATAGGCAGTCACCTGGTAGACCGCCTTTTATCCGAAGGCTGGCGGGTCACGGTTGTAGATAACTTCGATCCCTTCTACGACCCCGGTAGCAAGCGCAGGAACATAGCGCCCCACCTGGAATACAGCAACTATACCCTGGTTGAAGCCGACATAAGGGATATGGAGACTCTCCGGCAGCGCCTCTCCGGGGAGTACGATGTGATAGTTCACCTGGCTGCTAAGGCCGGTGTCCGTCCTTCCATACGCGATCCTATCGGCTACCAGGAAGTGAACGTCCGCGGTACGCAGAACCTGCTGGAGCTGGCCAGAGAGTGGGGTGTAAAACAGTTCGTTTTCGCCTCTTCTTCCAGCGTCTACGGCGTAAACCCCAATGTGCCCTGGCGGGAGGACGATTGCGTGCTCATGCCCATAAGCCCCTACGCAGCCACCAAGGTGGCAGGGGAACTCCTGGGGCACGTCTACAGCTACCTCTACGGCATCCGGTTTATTGCCCTTCGTCTGTTCACCGTTTACGGACTCCGCCAGCGGCCCGACCTGGCCATCCATAAGTTCGCCCGGAAGATGCTGAAGGGCGAGCCTATCCCCATCTACGGGGACGGCTCCACCCGTCGGGACTATACTTACATCGATGACATTATTCAGGGCGTACGGGCAGCCATGGAGTGTAATAGCATTTCCTATGAGGTAATCAACCTAGGCAATAACCGGACGGTGAGCCTACTTGAGATGGTACGGGCCCTTGAGGAGGTTCTAGATATAAAGGCGCAACTGGACTTCCAACCAGCGCAACCCGGTGATGTGGTTCAGACGTGGGCGGATGTAACTAAAGCCGAACGTTTATTAAAGTATCGACCAAAAGTGGGTTTCAAAGATGGGCTTGCACTATTCGTCCAATGGCTTATTGACCACGTGAGGTTTAATACCGCATAA
- a CDS encoding UDP-glucose dehydrogenase family protein, with amino-acid sequence MDGFNPLKVAMIGTGYVGLATGTALAYLGHQVTGVDKDVSKIKLLRSGKSPIREQGLETLLALAQDRLFFTHSTAEAVAEAHVILIAVGTPSKANGEADTQFVEAAAREVAASLLPGRNYILVVKSTVPVGTNRRVAYVVNRVLNERGLAKEVTAYVVSNPEFLREGMALYDTFYPDRIVVGAREAAGVEMLRRLYRPILEQTFDPPPFLPRPEGYALPPLITTDPTSAEMIKYAANAFLALKISFINEIAGLCEKVGADVTEVSRGIGLDPRIGLRFLAAGLGWGGSCFPKDTAALLAMGQEYDYDLPIVAAAREINFRQRLRVVEKLQEALKGVRGRVVGVLGLSFKPGTDDIRESPSMDLVRILIDRGAHVRVHDPVALDNARRALEGLEVEFFQDPYTLASGAEALVLATEWPEYRHLDLARLAGMMRTPVLVDGRNLFDPEQARRAGWTYLGVGR; translated from the coding sequence GTGGATGGATTTAACCCCCTAAAAGTGGCCATGATTGGCACCGGCTATGTAGGTTTAGCTACCGGAACTGCCCTGGCCTATTTAGGGCACCAGGTCACCGGAGTGGATAAAGATGTGTCTAAAATAAAGCTTTTGCGTTCCGGCAAAAGCCCAATTCGTGAGCAAGGGCTCGAAACTCTTCTGGCGCTGGCTCAAGACCGCCTGTTTTTTACTCACTCTACTGCCGAAGCAGTGGCCGAAGCCCATGTTATCTTAATTGCAGTGGGTACCCCCTCCAAAGCCAATGGGGAGGCTGATACCCAGTTTGTGGAAGCAGCGGCCCGTGAGGTTGCCGCAAGCTTGTTGCCTGGGCGCAATTACATCCTTGTGGTTAAATCTACTGTGCCTGTTGGTACTAATCGCCGGGTGGCTTATGTGGTAAACCGGGTGCTGAACGAGCGTGGTCTCGCGAAAGAGGTAACCGCGTACGTAGTTTCCAACCCTGAGTTTCTTCGAGAAGGCATGGCCCTTTATGATACCTTTTATCCCGACCGCATCGTGGTGGGTGCGCGGGAGGCCGCGGGGGTGGAAATGCTGCGGCGGCTCTACCGGCCCATCCTGGAGCAGACCTTTGACCCGCCTCCTTTTCTGCCCCGGCCCGAAGGTTATGCCCTGCCCCCGCTGATTACCACCGATCCCACCAGCGCCGAGATGATTAAATATGCGGCCAACGCCTTTTTGGCCCTTAAGATCAGCTTCATCAACGAAATTGCCGGGCTGTGCGAGAAAGTGGGGGCCGATGTGACCGAGGTAAGCAGGGGCATCGGCCTGGACCCGCGGATTGGGCTACGTTTTCTGGCCGCGGGACTGGGCTGGGGAGGAAGTTGTTTTCCCAAGGATACCGCCGCCCTTTTGGCCATGGGGCAGGAGTACGACTACGACTTGCCGATTGTGGCCGCTGCCCGGGAGATTAACTTCCGCCAGCGCCTCCGGGTGGTAGAAAAACTGCAGGAAGCCCTGAAAGGAGTGCGGGGCCGCGTGGTGGGGGTATTGGGTTTGTCTTTTAAACCGGGAACCGACGATATACGGGAATCTCCATCCATGGATTTGGTCCGAATACTGATTGATCGCGGCGCCCACGTGCGGGTGCATGACCCGGTAGCCTTGGACAACGCGCGGCGGGCATTAGAAGGATTAGAAGTGGAGTTTTTCCAGGATCCTTACACTTTGGCCTCGGGGGCCGAAGCCCTGGTGCTGGCCACAGAATGGCCCGAGTACCGGCATCTTGACCTGGCCCGCCTGGCCGGAATGATGCGTACCCCGGTGCTGGTGGACGGGCGCAACCTGTTTGACCCTGAACAAGCCAGACGAGCGGGATGGACCTACCTGGGGGTGGGCCGGTGA
- a CDS encoding Wzz/FepE/Etk N-terminal domain-containing protein yields the protein MKHLEEELDLRDLILILWKRRRLILGIFITAVFAAAAISFIIPPTYEVSTIIALGVFPDPTYTSQASAREILLSDELLLTVIKDLKLNVPREKFRSFKETIKIESIKDTNFLKISVQTQNRAEGKAIVEKMVELFKERSEPSYQQHRQLLANQLNSVRTRLYAIETDIKKTREVLNAIESASGISPVEKDLRRSRTLEYLQSEESQRIELLDRYLALQKEINELKNVQVIRGAREPVYPVKPNKKLNVALAGMLGLMSGIFMAFILEYFQRNPLDLSKREGISAQNSQKL from the coding sequence ATGAAGCACTTGGAAGAAGAACTGGATCTGAGGGATCTAATCCTTATTCTGTGGAAAAGACGTCGTCTAATTTTGGGCATATTCATCACCGCGGTTTTTGCCGCGGCAGCAATCAGCTTTATAATCCCGCCAACTTATGAAGTGAGCACAATCATAGCGCTGGGTGTTTTCCCCGACCCTACATACACCAGTCAGGCATCGGCCAGGGAAATCTTGTTAAGCGATGAACTATTGCTTACTGTTATCAAAGATTTAAAGCTCAACGTTCCCAGGGAAAAATTCAGGAGTTTTAAAGAAACTATCAAGATAGAATCAATCAAGGACACCAATTTCCTCAAGATTTCCGTGCAAACCCAAAATCGAGCTGAGGGAAAAGCTATAGTAGAAAAGATGGTTGAACTGTTTAAAGAACGCAGCGAGCCCTCCTACCAGCAGCACAGGCAGTTACTGGCCAACCAGCTCAATTCAGTTCGAACCCGTCTATATGCCATTGAAACAGATATCAAGAAAACACGAGAGGTATTGAACGCCATAGAATCCGCCAGCGGCATTTCGCCGGTGGAAAAGGACCTGCGCCGTTCCCGCACCCTGGAGTACCTCCAGAGTGAAGAGTCTCAGCGCATTGAGCTTCTGGACCGTTACCTGGCATTGCAGAAAGAAATCAATGAATTGAAAAATGTACAGGTCATCCGCGGCGCCCGGGAACCGGTTTACCCGGTTAAGCCAAATAAAAAACTTAATGTAGCCCTGGCCGGGATGCTGGGGTTAATGAGTGGTATCTTTATGGCTTTTATACTCGAGTATTTCCAGCGGAATCCACTGGACCTGTCCAAGCGTGAGGGTATATCGGCACAGAACAGCCAGAAATTGTAA
- a CDS encoding O-antigen ligase family protein: MAKATATTPRVNRTRELAAMTATVRPWTYQVAFWGLAALLFFPPFFRGLFFPPEQELALMGAAVIFWFTWLWKHGQRDYSFLSHPLDYFTLALPLVYVIAAFGAVNYGLAADEIVKNILYFLAYWVAVQVVEHEEDAGRLLHVIYLAAAGVALAGLFTATGLVYIKDGFLNGRIYSTFQYPNALASYLALAGFLGLFLWAHYGSRTVGETITDRALLKTLPRRLLECRPYGYFYAAANFIILAVLFGTKSRGGLLITGAVFVLYLIGLHWQKRLPVLLHTLYVGGPGYIASHKFIAAAMARQVGAAWLWILGGLALVLAGQWVYGFAEKRFLSPWLEDKKRVNAALASIVIACLIAGTAVLAAHPEVMEKVTSFTYLRNAFSRAYFVKDAMIMIKDRPLLGWGGGGWEEAYRAYQGYLYNSNEVHSHYFQVAVETGMVGLLVMTGIWASFLWAAHRAYWSASAVSTRRAMVWAVTAGALAVGLHAAVDFDLSLSALTLALWTLFACVRVSGYNRAKDTAQVPSNKLQAAKKGGIWPSNPVALAAASAAGAIVFLFAFFLASANSYATQAAGYLQQGNVQQGLAAMQKAAAYNPFNADYHTVLMRIYLSTDRPRQALEEARRAAALSRYSAARQADLARASLAAGRYPDAVNYARRALELAPYQIAWYETFATTCAAAGRGELQAGNKDAARRHLEEALKVPEMIQARVAGLGEEEKKLWSVAPMLSVTPGVHLGMGQARYLLGDLPGAEKSLQAAMQDNQLKGEASLWLALVREKQGKTEEAKKLVKEAGQINKSLEAAFQQLKTIPTL; this comes from the coding sequence ATGGCCAAAGCAACTGCCACAACCCCCCGGGTAAATCGCACAAGGGAACTGGCGGCAATGACGGCGACTGTCCGCCCCTGGACCTACCAGGTCGCCTTTTGGGGACTGGCGGCGCTGCTCTTTTTCCCACCCTTTTTCCGGGGCCTCTTCTTCCCTCCCGAGCAGGAACTGGCCCTGATGGGCGCGGCGGTAATCTTCTGGTTCACCTGGCTCTGGAAGCACGGGCAGCGGGATTACAGCTTTTTATCGCACCCGCTGGACTATTTCACCCTGGCCCTGCCGCTGGTGTACGTTATTGCCGCCTTCGGGGCGGTCAACTATGGCCTGGCCGCAGACGAGATCGTCAAGAACATCCTGTATTTCCTGGCCTACTGGGTGGCCGTTCAGGTGGTGGAGCATGAAGAAGACGCCGGCCGGCTGCTGCATGTCATTTACCTGGCAGCCGCCGGTGTAGCATTGGCCGGTCTCTTCACGGCCACCGGTCTGGTGTATATAAAGGACGGTTTTCTAAACGGGCGCATTTATTCCACCTTCCAGTACCCCAACGCCCTGGCCAGCTACCTGGCCCTGGCGGGCTTCCTGGGGCTGTTCTTGTGGGCGCACTACGGTTCCCGCACTGTGGGTGAAACCATCACCGACCGGGCGCTGCTCAAAACCCTGCCCCGGCGCCTCCTGGAATGCCGGCCGTACGGGTATTTTTACGCCGCGGCCAACTTTATCATCCTGGCCGTGCTTTTCGGCACCAAATCCCGCGGTGGCCTGCTCATCACCGGAGCGGTGTTCGTACTCTACCTGATCGGGCTGCACTGGCAAAAGCGGCTGCCGGTACTGCTGCATACGCTATATGTGGGCGGCCCCGGTTATATTGCATCCCATAAGTTCATCGCGGCGGCCATGGCCAGGCAGGTGGGTGCGGCCTGGCTCTGGATCTTGGGAGGGCTGGCCCTGGTTCTGGCCGGGCAATGGGTTTACGGTTTTGCGGAAAAACGCTTTTTATCCCCGTGGCTGGAAGATAAAAAACGGGTGAATGCGGCCCTGGCTTCTATAGTAATCGCCTGCCTGATTGCAGGCACGGCGGTGCTGGCTGCACACCCCGAGGTTATGGAAAAGGTAACCAGCTTTACTTATTTGCGCAACGCTTTTTCACGTGCCTATTTTGTTAAAGATGCCATGATCATGATCAAGGATCGCCCCCTTCTGGGCTGGGGTGGGGGCGGCTGGGAAGAGGCCTACCGGGCCTACCAGGGCTACCTGTACAACTCCAACGAGGTGCACAGCCACTACTTCCAGGTGGCCGTGGAGACCGGCATGGTGGGGCTGCTTGTGATGACGGGCATCTGGGCCTCCTTCCTGTGGGCCGCCCACCGGGCGTACTGGAGCGCGTCCGCCGTCAGTACCCGCCGGGCCATGGTCTGGGCCGTGACCGCCGGGGCCCTGGCCGTGGGCCTGCACGCAGCAGTTGACTTCGACCTGTCCCTTTCGGCTCTAACACTGGCGTTGTGGACTCTCTTTGCCTGCGTCAGGGTTTCAGGTTATAATCGCGCTAAAGATACTGCTCAAGTTCCAAGCAATAAACTGCAAGCAGCAAAAAAAGGTGGCATTTGGCCCTCAAACCCCGTAGCCCTGGCCGCAGCCTCCGCTGCGGGCGCCATAGTGTTCCTTTTTGCCTTCTTCCTGGCCTCGGCCAACAGCTATGCCACCCAGGCGGCCGGATACCTGCAGCAGGGAAACGTCCAGCAGGGCCTGGCCGCCATGCAGAAGGCAGCCGCTTATAATCCTTTCAATGCCGACTACCATACCGTCCTGATGCGCATTTACCTCAGTACGGACAGGCCCCGGCAGGCCCTGGAGGAGGCCCGCCGGGCCGCCGCTTTAAGCCGTTACAGCGCCGCCCGGCAGGCCGACCTGGCCCGGGCCTCCCTGGCCGCTGGCAGGTACCCGGATGCTGTCAACTATGCCCGCCGGGCATTGGAGCTGGCGCCCTATCAAATTGCCTGGTACGAAACTTTTGCAACAACCTGTGCCGCCGCCGGCAGGGGTGAACTGCAGGCGGGGAATAAAGACGCTGCCCGTCGGCACCTGGAGGAAGCCCTGAAGGTACCGGAGATGATCCAGGCCCGGGTGGCGGGGTTGGGGGAAGAAGAGAAGAAGCTCTGGTCCGTCGCCCCCATGCTTTCCGTTACGCCCGGGGTGCACCTGGGGATGGGGCAGGCCCGGTACCTGCTGGGTGACCTGCCGGGAGCGGAAAAAAGCCTGCAGGCCGCAATGCAGGATAATCAGTTGAAAGGCGAAGCATCCCTCTGGCTGGCCCTGGTGAGAGAAAAGCAGGGTAAAACGGAGGAAGCGAAAAAGCTGGTGAAGGAAGCCGGGCAGATAAACAAAAGTTTGGAAGCTGCCTTTCAGCAATTAAAAACGATTCCCACGCTTTAG